One genomic segment of Rivularia sp. PCC 7116 includes these proteins:
- a CDS encoding DUF3067 family protein, translated as MTGQELRQILIEKWGRSYDVQLRRTQGKLFLQVMWKYLEQASFPLNENEYLEHLDTVANYLDGMGGTKQVQGFIQETRERPRLGKAVSVPLDLGERTSEWIL; from the coding sequence ATGACAGGACAAGAATTACGTCAAATATTGATTGAGAAGTGGGGACGCTCCTATGATGTTCAGTTGCGTCGTACACAAGGAAAACTGTTTCTACAGGTAATGTGGAAATATTTGGAGCAAGCTTCCTTTCCTTTGAATGAGAATGAGTACCTAGAGCATTTGGATACGGTAGCGAATTATCTTGATGGGATGGGTGGAACCAAGCAGGTACAGGGATTTATTCAGGAAACCCGAGAACGTCCGCGACTTGGTAAAGCTGTCAGCGTTCCTTTGGATTTAGGCGAGCGTACTTCTGAGTGGATATTATAG
- the petC gene encoding cytochrome b6-f complex iron-sulfur subunit produces MAQFSESMDVPDMGRRQFMNLLTFGTVTGVALGVLYPVVKYFIPPSSGGAGGGTTAKDELGDTVSVSDFLGKHNLGDRVLVQGLKGDPTYIVVDGSESIQDYGINAICTHLGCVVPWNIAENKFKCPCHGSQYDATGKVVRGPAPLSLALSHVTVQDDQMVITPWTETDFRTEEEPWWA; encoded by the coding sequence ATGGCTCAATTCTCTGAATCAATGGACGTACCCGATATGGGTCGCCGCCAATTCATGAATCTTCTGACTTTCGGAACAGTTACCGGAGTAGCTCTGGGAGTATTGTATCCCGTTGTCAAGTATTTTATTCCGCCTTCGAGTGGTGGCGCTGGTGGTGGTACCACAGCAAAAGATGAACTTGGCGATACCGTTAGCGTTTCTGATTTTTTAGGCAAGCACAACCTAGGCGATCGCGTTTTGGTGCAGGGGCTGAAGGGAGACCCTACATACATCGTGGTAGATGGAAGCGAATCCATTCAAGATTATGGAATCAACGCTATCTGTACTCACTTGGGTTGCGTTGTACCTTGGAACATTGCTGAAAATAAATTTAAGTGCCCCTGTCACGGTTCCCAGTATGATGCTACTGGTAAAGTAGTTCGCGGTCCTGCACCATTATCTTTAGCGTTGAGTCATGTAACGGTACAAGATGACCAAATGGTAATCACCCCTTGGACTGAAACCGACTTCCGCACCGAAGAAGAACCTTGGTGGGCTTAA
- the petA gene encoding cytochrome f, with translation MRNTCTRRLNRLFKAISKTLLVAIAAVAFFFTSDLALPQAAAAYPFWAQASYPETPREPTGRIVCANCHLAAKNTDVEVPQSVLPDTVFKAVVKIPYDTNVKQVGADGSKVGLNVGAVLMLPEGFKLAPPERISEELKEEVGDVYFQPYSEEKDNVYLVGPLPGEQYQEIVFPILSPNPATDKNIKFGKYGVYVGGNRGRGQVYPTGENSNNNVFTTSAAGTITKIGKQEDDFGGTKYAVDVQTAEGETVTTTIPAGPELIVSEGQKVAAGEALTNNPNVGGFGQHDTEIVLQSAARVRGLIAFVALVMLAQIMLVLKKKQVEKVQAAEMNF, from the coding sequence ATGAGAAATACTTGTACAAGACGGTTAAATCGCCTATTTAAAGCGATTTCCAAAACATTGCTGGTGGCGATCGCCGCAGTGGCATTCTTTTTTACTAGCGATCTAGCACTTCCTCAAGCTGCTGCTGCTTATCCTTTCTGGGCACAAGCAAGCTATCCGGAGACTCCCAGAGAACCAACAGGACGTATTGTTTGTGCCAACTGCCATTTGGCGGCAAAGAATACTGATGTAGAAGTTCCTCAGTCAGTTTTACCAGATACCGTATTTAAGGCGGTAGTTAAGATTCCTTATGATACCAATGTTAAGCAAGTAGGTGCTGACGGTTCCAAAGTAGGTTTAAATGTTGGTGCGGTATTAATGTTGCCTGAAGGCTTTAAACTCGCTCCTCCCGAACGCATATCTGAAGAATTAAAAGAAGAAGTTGGGGATGTTTACTTCCAGCCTTATAGCGAAGAGAAAGATAACGTCTATTTAGTTGGTCCGCTTCCTGGAGAACAGTATCAAGAAATCGTTTTTCCAATTCTTTCTCCAAACCCCGCAACCGATAAAAATATCAAATTCGGTAAATATGGTGTTTACGTTGGTGGAAACCGCGGACGGGGACAAGTCTACCCCACTGGCGAGAACAGCAATAATAATGTTTTCACCACTTCTGCTGCTGGTACAATTACCAAAATTGGCAAGCAAGAAGATGATTTTGGCGGTACAAAATATGCGGTAGACGTTCAAACTGCTGAAGGTGAAACCGTTACTACCACAATTCCCGCAGGTCCGGAATTGATTGTTTCTGAAGGACAAAAAGTAGCAGCAGGTGAAGCTTTAACCAACAACCCAAATGTAGGTGGTTTTGGTCAGCATGATACGGAGATAGTACTGCAAAGCGCAGCCAGAGTTAGAGGATTAATTGCATTTGTAGC